In the genome of Hydractinia symbiolongicarpus strain clone_291-10 chromosome 5, HSymV2.1, whole genome shotgun sequence, one region contains:
- the LOC130645073 gene encoding P2X purinoceptor 7-like produces the protein MSCNNDEVYNLESSESDNSLHEKDFTKLQPYEFEPLVSDEEEVSNGVENDEVSFTDAEPRTGNANWCECGNCRAMETDTESVCCVESNEIPDEFFQGHKCVTEAADFQVVVLTKAVLETALSALHDLRGDTLELKNESYRYAGYKQFTWWIHSRLGKGVRRVIPSCVVWAIRRKYPAEDEKYVLFKES, from the exons atgtcttgtaataatgacgaagtatataacttagaaagctcagaatcggataattctcttcatgaaaaagactttacaaagctacagccatacGAATTTGAACCTCTTGTGTCTGACGAGGAAGAAGTTAGTAACGGTGTAGAAAATGACGAGGTTTCTTTTACTGATGCAGAGCCACGTACGGGTAATGCAAATTGGTGTGAATGTGGAAATTGTAGAGCAATGGAAACCGATACTGAAAGCGTGTGCTGTGTCGAGTCAAACGAAATTCCTGATGAGTTTTTCCAAG gtcataaatgcgttaCAGAAGCTGCTGATTTtcaagtggttgttttgacaaaagctgttttagaaactgcgttATCTGCATTGCATGATTTGAGAGGAGACactttagaattaaaaaatga ATCTTATCGTTACGCTGGTTATAAACAGTTCACTTGGTGGATACACAGTCGATTGGGAAAAGGGGTGAGAAGAGTGATTCCTTCTTGTGTAGTATGGGCAATTCGAAGAAAATATCCGGCAGAAgatgaaaaatatgttttattcaaagaaagttga